One Citrus sinensis cultivar Valencia sweet orange chromosome 5, DVS_A1.0, whole genome shotgun sequence genomic window, GCTAGTTATTCTTCAACAACCATAATGCAAAAACTTGATGAGAATCACAGCTTTTCTAATCCTAATTAGAGAGATAACCCcagcaacttttttttttttttaattttattcttattttatctttttaagaATGGAAGTCATGATCCAATGTAAGCTATAGCCAGATGAGTACactgattttttattctatctcATAAAAAAAGATGGTGCGTGTCGTATACAATGTTCTCCTCTCGCGCCATTTAAAAAATGCTATTTGAaggaaatattaaataaataaacaaaggtAAGCATGTCTCTTGCTAGATATTGTTAGTTATGGGATGCTTCATGCTGATTTTagtcattttcttgttttgagtGGTCTTATAAATAGACTGGAATTTCATTTTGTGTTTTCATATCCCTAACAAACAATGGATCTACTTCTCCCCTTAAGTTCCATTTTTGTTGTCTTTTCATTACTGTTATTTCTCTACAATGCATCCCTTAGAGGGAGAAAGAGTTCTAATGTTAGGAAGACCCAAAAGGCTCCTGAACCAGCTGGTGCATGGCCAATTATTGGCCATCTTCACTTATTAGGTGGTGGTGATCAGCTCCTCTACCGAACACTTGGAGCAATGGCTGATAAGTGGGGACCTGCATTCAACATTCGCCTTGGCAGTCGCTCTGCTTTTGTAGTTAGTAGTTGGGAAGTAGTGAAAGAATGCTTCACTATTAACGACAAGGCACTTGCTTCGCGTCCTAAAACAGCAGCTGCAAAGCACATGGGCTACGATTACGCTGTCTTTGGATTTGCACCTTACACCCCCTTCTGGCGTGAGATGCGGAAAATTGCAACACTTGAACTTCTTTCAAACCGCCGGCTTGAGGCACTCAAGCATGTTCGGATTTCTGAAGTTGATATGGGCCTAAGGGATCTATACGGTTTATGGGCTAAGAATGACTCGCGCCCTGTGCTTGTTGAACTTAAGAAGTGGCTAGAGGATATGACATTGAATATGGTTGTTAGAATGGTGGCTGGAAAACGTTATTTTGGTGCTTCTGCCACCTGTGATGATAGCGAAGCCAGACAGTGCCAGAAGGCAATCAATCAGTTCTTTCATCTGATTGGCATTTTCACAGTTTCAGATGCACTTCCATTCTTTTGGTGGTTGGATTGGCAGGGCCATGAAATGGCAATGAAGAAGACAGCCAAGGAATTGGATGCTATACTTGAGGGCTGGCTGGAGGAGCATCGCCAAAGAAGAGTTTCTGGTGGGATCGAGAGTGAGAGTGAGCAGGACTTCATCGATGTCATGCTGTCTCTGCAGGAGGAAGGACACTTGTCACAGTTTCAGCATAGTGCAGATATTAGCATCAAGTCTACCTGCCTGGTATGTTCAATATTCAGATTCCGAGTAACGTTCATTGACAGATCAATgtctaaggaaaaaaaagatataaaaaaaaaattgtgacaGTAATGGTTGGTCGGAGCATTAAAAAATACCAAGTAATGGAATTCACCAAATGTTACGTCAGACAAAGTCTTCTTTTCAGTTATTCACTTTATTTCAGGCATGCCTTCCGATGTCATGACTTGCTGAATTATGTTCTTGAGACAAAATAAGATCTTCTTATATGAGTCATCAAATTTAATGTTGATGGctttatttataagtttgtGAATTATCATTGTAGTCATCTGCTGAACTTTTGTGCAGGCACTCATCCTTGGTGGTAGTGATACTACGTCAGGTACCTTGACATGGGCCATCTCTTTACTTCTGAACAACCCCAATATGCTGAAGAAGGCACAAGAAGAATTGGACCAACAAATTGGCATGGACCGGCAGGTTGATGATTCGGATATTAAAAACCTTGTGTATCTCCAAGCCATCATCAAAGAGACCCTCCGCCTATATCCTGCTGGTCCTCTCTTAGGACCACGGGAAGCAATGGAAGATTGCACGGTCGCTGGCTACCATATCCCAGCTGGTACCCGCCTGATCGTAAATGTATGGAAAATTCAAAGGGATCCAAGGGTTTGGAAAAATCCATCTGCTTTCCAACCAGAGAGATTTCTCACAAGCCATACAGATGTTGATTTTAGGGGCCAACAATTTGAACTCATTCCTTTTGGTTCTGGCCGACGGTCGTGCCCTGGTGCATCATTTGCTCTCCAAGTCCTTCACCTGACACTTGCTCGACTCCTTCATGCATTTGAATTAGCAACCCCGTCGGATCAGCCTGTTGACATGACAGAGAGTCCTGGCTTAACAATTCCTAAGGCCACCCCATTGGAGGTCGTCCTTTCTCCTCGCCTCCCTCCCAACCCCTATGGATTTTGACGGTAAATCGAGGCAGTTTTGAGATTTTGCTTATATAAAGCTGCGGAGTTGGTGAATTTAAAGGGTGCAATAAATTATATGTACTTATTACCAATGGGGGATTTATTTGGAAGCTGTTGGGTTGACAAGTGAATCTAAGCCATAGCCCATATGGTTGAATATGTACTGTTGTCTAGTTGTGTACTGTATTCCGCTGTAGTTCTGCTTCCGAAACTAGCTTTGCTATATAATAACACAGTCTctgtccaaaaaaaaaagtctaacttaaaatttaaagagtgatgatacaaccactaactcttatataaatttattttatataaattaatttgacattaacttattggttgaattaaaatacaaaataataaaaataaatatatagatgAAAAGATATTTAATCCAACCAATTTAATCATGTCACATGagtttatacaaaaaaaaattatacaagagtttgtaattatattattactcaaaatttaaaacttgatGTACGTGTGTATTTGGTTGTTTCCTTGTGAGTGCATTATTTTTCGTACATCTTCCACAATATTGAATCAAATATAACACATTGTTGCCACTAGCCAACGATTACCCTTTCGGGCATCGAATTTGGGAGGAGTAATAATAGGGCTATATTCCCTATGCATATGAGCGTGTATacgtacatacatacatacatacatacatacatacatatatgtgtgtgtgtgtgtgtgtgtgcacgCTCATGTGCGTagggaatatatatatatatatatatatatagagagagagagagagagagagtcatTTTCTAGTGAACGCatcatcactttattaaagtaagaatatatattaaaatacaagatTTCAATACATTAagaactatatttttttatttgattgtggcatccttactttattaaaataaaaatgttctcactagagaattattattattattattattattattattattattattattatttgtataaattattttttgtgcaAACTTATATGACATAATATCATTAGTTGAgcgaaaatataaaataataaagataaattatatgGGCTATGTGGTGGTTTCATTCAACCAACCTTGCTATGCATattagtttgtacaaaaataatttgtacaaaaatttgtatatttattaattattgtaatgcaaattttaatatatttgcaAGCGCACAAGTCTATTGAAGTATAAGTTAAGAATAACGAGATTGAACTCAAATAAATtgtcaaattttaagaaagCCAAATATGATCTAAGTAAATCATGATCTACCctaattgaaaagaaaatatttgtttgataaaatctaaattgaaGATGCAAGAGAATTAAAGGCGAGAAAATTAACATGTGAATTCAAGAGATTGAATCTATCAGGGTTTCATAATTCATCACTATTCAACTTAACAATAACCTAATTATCAATCAATTctcaattttagagtgacaattCAAAACTAATCTCTATCTACTCAtagatataacaattaagttagttaaaattatttttatataggTCGTTTCTGTACTTAATATTGTGATATCTAAGCattttatgtaaaaaatattaaataataaaaagttaaagtttTCCTAAacaatgttaaataaataatttcatgaAAGACAATGaacgaaaaaaaatcatatataaactttatagatccaaACATAAGTTTAGTCAAATATTAACcttaacaatcaataatacatggcaaaatttgtcaaaagattttttaatatatgaccaaatatatgaaataaaatctaaaatattaaagcaTACGTGTAGGGAATCAATtgaataaaagtaaattaattaaaacaaaaatcatcGGAATGCAATCCGAATGTAACCCCATCTGATTAAGTTAGGATCATATTCGGATTGAATGAatattttagattaatttagtttaagaTCGGATCGGATTAAATTCGGATGCCAAAAATCAGCTAAAGTTAGGGGCAACATCGATGTGGTTGCCAATTGCCAAAAAAGGCAAGATTGTCAAGCCAAACTGCGGGCAGAAGCAGAATAATAAGAGCAATAATGACAACAAAGCATTGATTTCCACCAGGGGTCAGTCCATCAAGTGCAATTGCCATGTTTGGAAAAAGATTCTCCTGTTTATCTCCTTCCAAGATCAAGAATCAATCAGTAGAGATCTATGTTCACGAGAACTGAAACAATTAGTCTCCCGTTCTTCCCACAGGCGCAGTATTGGCTGGTCCGTGGGTTGATGCGAGCTTGTGGGTACCAACTAGGTTTGTGGTTGCGGGTTCGGGAATCTGCCCAGTGATGTCGGTGATGTCGGTGATGTCGATGAGGCTGGTTCGGCTCGTGGCTGCTGGCTAGTTCGTGGATCGTGAGTTTGGACGGTTTCGTGAACTAAGTCCAAGTCAAGATGACAAGTTTTTTGTTCAACCGTTAATatagtttatattttagttttgatttcttcttcaattttttgtttgccTGGGTTTTTGAACTTCGCGAGATGTCGCTGAGTTTGagaatagggatggcaaaacccAGGGCCGAGTCCGGGTATTGCAATGATCGAACTCTGTTCGGATGTAATTGGTCCAGGTCTGGATCCGGGCCGGGTTTTAATCTGTATACtcgaattttatattttttaatattatatgtgtatatttttttttattttttgctaattttataagttttaaatttatttcaataaaatttgacatgaaaatataaactttaagtgtttaaaactttatatatgtataataaatgagtcaaataaatataaatatttaaaataatatatattttataatatttttttaataaaatttgggttctgggtttatcaagtgatgcccaaAACCGACCCGGCTTCATACCCAGACCGGGTAATACTCGGCCCACAAAGCTCGGGTACGGTCCGGGTCCAGACCGAGCAtgtatttttgccacctctatTTGACAATAtggaattttgattttgattttctaatttgcttttgtattttagttttttttttgttttttttaaacgtAATCCAATTGGATTATCCAAATCAACCCGAATTCTATTCGATCCTTAAAAATCCGATTGGATTACACAAATATTATCCGTTTAGATACTGAGCAAATACCCAAATCCGATCCTATGCCAATCCTATTTTTGTGCATgcctcaattaattaattgccttgttcaataaaaatatattaattacaattAGATAATAGTATTAACAATTATAGGATTAGAAATAGAGGACAATTATGGAGATAAAATTATGCCCATCAATTATCTTGATATCTCCTCTAAAGTACTTGGTCCGATTGTATTATCTTGCCCTTCTTATCAGAGCAAGTGCCTTGACGTGTAAACAAGCCATTTCCTATTGCCATAtactctaattaattttttatcccgTCATTGATACAGCGCAGACTCGAGAGAGAAATCAAATGGGAAACGGACAGAGAGAAGTCGAATATTTCAATCCAATAACGATGTCTTTGATGTGGGCCTGTGTTAGCTGTTTAATTCCACAAAATGACTAAAAAGGTCGAACGAGAGAGCCATATGGGATTGGAAGTAAGACCATTTGCAAAATTAACAACCAAATCAATCGAGgatgaatattcaaaatattggGCACTAATAAGACTTTGTTGCTGGAAGTGGCGTCATTGCTCTCAGCATTTTGCACTAAATgccatttattataaaattcctGCTTCAACTGATAATGACTTCTCTATTCCTGCAACGAGGAGCTTTTATGTATGCATAtcttatcataatttaataataaaagaatacgCAAACTTCcgaaaatgataattaataaaggGAGATAATTTATGAACAACTTTATCTAGCTTCTGTGTTCAGCTCAGCAGAAAAATgctagaaaatattaattttagtataCAATTTACCGTCCATTATGATGATGGGTTACTAAACAAGCTAAACAATGAACGTTACTTACAATATGACActgtaatttgtaaattaagtaGTACAATTAATGACTTGGAAAACTTCCAAGAAAGATGAAAACACCTAGCAGTACCGGCTTGACAGAAACACCTAAAAATACCCACTTGACAGAGTCACACAGAGAACctatttagttaattaattatttcttgatTCCGCACAGAGAGCTTATTCAGGCACGAGAAAATCTATAAGACCTAACCTTAAAACTGTGATCTTGTAATCTACCATGAATTTCCTTCTCCCATATCTAGACACCAGCATAGTAGTGGTTGGTGCCTGTGCTACACTTGTCGTTTtctattatttacaaaaatggtCCAACACCGGCAAAAAACCACCGGAAGCTGCTGGAAAATGGCCGATGATCGGACATCTCCACCTCTTAGCAGGACCCCAACTCCCTCACCTTGCGTTGGGGGCCTTAGCCGACAAGTATGGACCATTATTCAGCATCCGAATTGGCGTGCACCCAGCCCTGGTGGTCAGCAGCTGGGAGATGGCTAAAGAATTGTTCACCAAGCATGATGTTGACATATCCTCTCGCCCCAAGCTCACTGTTGGCAAACTCTTAGGCCACAACTATGCCAATTTTGGGTTCTCTCCTTACAACGCATACTGGCGTGAGATGCGCAAAATAACAGCTTCGGAGCTTCTCTCAAACCGCAGACTTGAGTTACTCAAGCATATTCGGGCTACTGAAGTGGACGGCGAAATAAAAGAGATATACAAGATTTGGACCAAGAAAAAGAACGAGTCAGACCAAATTTTGCTTGAGATGAAAAAATGGTTTGGGGACTTGAATTTGAACGTGATTCTAATGATGATCGCTGGGAAAAGGTATTTTGGTGGTAGAGCTGAGAATGATGAGACAGAAGTGAGGCGCTACAGGGCCGCAATAAGGAATTTTTTTCGTTTGGGTGGGGTTTTTTTAGTGAGAGATGCTTTGCCTTTTCTTGGATGGCTTGATATTGGTGGATATGAAAAGGCCATGAAGAAAACTGCCAAAGAATTGGACAGCCTTATTGAGGAATGGATAGAGGAACATCGCCGGAAAAAAGAATCCGGTGCCAATCTGGATCTGGACTTCATCGACGTGCTGCTATCCGTTCTTGAAGGTGAAGGTGTTGACCTTTCTGATTTTGATGTTGATACAGTCATCAAAGCCACTACCATGGTATTTGTCTTTCTTTATGCAACAACAGACTTTTATGGATATTATGTGTTTTGATAACCTTGCTTATGTATATATGCTCTCGctctcaaaattaatttaaatggatTTTGCAGACTATAATTGTAGGGGCCACTGATACCACGACTGTTAATCTAACATGGGCACTCTCATTACTGCTGAATAATCGCCGCGAATTGGAGAAAGTCAAGAAAGAATTGGACTCTGTAGTTGGCAAGGAAAGACTATTATGTGAATCAGATATTGAGAAGTTGGTGTATCTTCAAGCTGTAATAAAGGAGACGCTACGATTGTACCCTGCTGGACCACTTGCAGGAGCAAGACAGTTCACTGAAGATTGCACAGTTGCTGAATACCATGTCCCAAAAGGAACCCGGCTCGTGCTTAACCTTTGGAAGTTGCAGACAGACCCAAGGGTGTGGTCAGATCCATTGGAATTCAAGCCTGAAAGATTTTTGACCGCTCACAAGGATGTTGATGTCAAGGGTCAACATTTTGAACTTCTTCCATTTGGTGGTGGTAGAAGAGCCTGCCCTGGAATATCATTTGCTTTGCAAATGTCACATTTGGCTCTGGCCGCTTTCCTACATGCATTCGACATATCAACTCCGGGGGAAGCATGGGTTGATATGACTGGAACGGCGGGGTTGACCAACATCAGGGCAACTCCActtgaaattcttttgaaacCGCGTTTGCCTTCTAATCtctatgaataaaatttgttcTGAATCAGGACGTAGGTGATGTTATACAAATTCATAGATTTTTGCTTCACTGGGCTTTGCCGGCTCATGGCTTGTAATCTATGGTTTCagaaataattcaattaagcCACCTGCTAGTACCGAGCTCGAACTTGCTGCTTTATTGCATAGCTTTCATTTTGCATCCCCATCAGATGAACCAGTGGACATGGGTGCAGGAATTTGATTAACTGTTGTTAAAACTATGC contains:
- the LOC102608597 gene encoding xanthotoxin 5-hydroxylase CYP82C4-like isoform X2, with protein sequence MDLLLPLSSIFVVFSLLLFLYNASLRGRKSSNVRKTQKAPEPAGAWPIIGHLHLLGGGDQLLYRTLGAMADKWGPAFNIRLGSRSAFVVSSWEVVKECFTINDKALASRPKTAAAKHMGYDYAVFGFAPYTPFWREMRKIATLELLSNRRLEALKHVRISEVDMGLRDLYGLWAKNDSRPVLVELKKWLEDMTLNMVVRMVAGKRYFGASATCDDSEARQCQKAINQFFHLIGIFTVSDALPFFWWLDWQGHEMAMKKTAKELDAILEGWLEEHRQRRVSGGIESESEQDFIDVMLSLQEEGHLSQFQHSADISIKSTCLALILGGSDTTSGTLTWAISLLLNNPNMLKKAQEELDQQIGMDRQVDDSDIKNLVYLQAIIKETLRLYPAGPLLGPREAMEDCTVAGYHIPAGTRLIVNVWKIQRDPRVWKNPSAFQPERFLTSHTDVDFRGQQFELIPFGSGRRSCPGASFALQVLHLTLARLLHAFELATPSDQPVDMTESPGLTIPKATPLEVVLSPRLPPNPYGF
- the LOC102608597 gene encoding xanthotoxin 5-hydroxylase CYP82C4-like isoform X1, which encodes MTSRRIRPFTTVNSRRLKDLFFFFPLLVITCLHLHFSHAPTSTTFPANRVTEISFAPSLLKFQNYNNNNLRRKLSVARALHLLLEWCLSRSWGKWRDQCVKPRGRKSSNVRKTQKAPEPAGAWPIIGHLHLLGGGDQLLYRTLGAMADKWGPAFNIRLGSRSAFVVSSWEVVKECFTINDKALASRPKTAAAKHMGYDYAVFGFAPYTPFWREMRKIATLELLSNRRLEALKHVRISEVDMGLRDLYGLWAKNDSRPVLVELKKWLEDMTLNMVVRMVAGKRYFGASATCDDSEARQCQKAINQFFHLIGIFTVSDALPFFWWLDWQGHEMAMKKTAKELDAILEGWLEEHRQRRVSGGIESESEQDFIDVMLSLQEEGHLSQFQHSADISIKSTCLALILGGSDTTSGTLTWAISLLLNNPNMLKKAQEELDQQIGMDRQVDDSDIKNLVYLQAIIKETLRLYPAGPLLGPREAMEDCTVAGYHIPAGTRLIVNVWKIQRDPRVWKNPSAFQPERFLTSHTDVDFRGQQFELIPFGSGRRSCPGASFALQVLHLTLARLLHAFELATPSDQPVDMTESPGLTIPKATPLEVVLSPRLPPNPYGF
- the LOC102608892 gene encoding cytochrome P450 CYP82D47-like: MNFLLPYLDTSIVVVGACATLVVFYYLQKWSNTGKKPPEAAGKWPMIGHLHLLAGPQLPHLALGALADKYGPLFSIRIGVHPALVVSSWEMAKELFTKHDVDISSRPKLTVGKLLGHNYANFGFSPYNAYWREMRKITASELLSNRRLELLKHIRATEVDGEIKEIYKIWTKKKNESDQILLEMKKWFGDLNLNVILMMIAGKRYFGGRAENDETEVRRYRAAIRNFFRLGGVFLVRDALPFLGWLDIGGYEKAMKKTAKELDSLIEEWIEEHRRKKESGANLDLDFIDVLLSVLEGEGVDLSDFDVDTVIKATTMTIIVGATDTTTVNLTWALSLLLNNRRELEKVKKELDSVVGKERLLCESDIEKLVYLQAVIKETLRLYPAGPLAGARQFTEDCTVAEYHVPKGTRLVLNLWKLQTDPRVWSDPLEFKPERFLTAHKDVDVKGQHFELLPFGGGRRACPGISFALQMSHLALAAFLHAFDISTPGEAWVDMTGTAGLTNIRATPLEILLKPRLPSNLYE